The Acipenser ruthenus chromosome 37, fAciRut3.2 maternal haplotype, whole genome shotgun sequence genome has a window encoding:
- the LOC117397695 gene encoding neurofilament light polypeptide-like, producing MSLISYDPYFSSYKRRYVETSPRVHMSGVRSSYGGPRSTYSSYSAPISSVSVRRSYGTSASASSLMPALDFDLSQATQVSNEFKTVRTQEKAQLQDLNDRFASFIDRVHELEQQNKVLETELLLLRQKHVEPSRLKALYEQEIRELRMAVDDAKNEKQAMHNERENMEDMLRTLQSRYEEEVLTREETEGRLVEVRKSADEAALSRTELEKRIESLIDEIAFLKKIHEEEIAELQAQIQYAQISIEMDVAKPDLSAALKDIRVQYEKLAAKNMQSAEDWFKSKFTRLTESAAKNSDAIHMAKNEMGEYRRQLKSRTLEIEACRGMNEAMENQLRDLEEKQAREIAAMQDTISQLENELRNTKNEMAHYLKEYQDLLNVKMALEIEIAAYRKLLEGEETRFSVGGMLSSLSQSAAPVFSRSVYSMQSSSPYLMSSRMLSSAYSSSSHAQEVEEAIEASKAGEAMEEPPEEEGEEEAEGEAEGGDEEGGDAEEEGGEAEAGDEEEGDAEGAEEEEDGKNVEEKEESKEKK from the exons ATGAGTTTAATCAGCTACGATCCCTACTTCTCCTCATACAAACGGCGGTATGTGGAAACGAGTCCCCGGGTCCACATGTCTGGAGTGCGCAGCAGCTATGGAGGCCCCCGATCCACGTACTCCAGCTATTCAGCCCCAATCTCCTCAGTGTCGGTCAGACGCTCCTATGGCACCTCAGCTTCAGCCTCCTCTCTCATGCCAGCCTTGGACTTCGACCTGAGCCAGGCCACTCAGGTGAGCAACGAGTTCAAGACTGTCCGAACCCAGGAGAAAGCCCAGCTGCAGGACCTGAATGACCGCTTCGCCAGCTTCATCGACAGGGTGCATgagctggagcagcagaacaaggTGCTGGAgacagagctgctgctgctgaggcAGAAACATGTGGAGCCATCTCGTCTGAAAGCCCTTTATGAGCAGGAGATCAGGGAACTCCGCATGGCCGTGGACGACGCCAAGAACGAGAAACAAGCCATGCACAATGAACGGGAGAACATGGAAGACATGCTGAGAACCCTCCAGAGCCGCTACGAGGAAGAGGTGCTCACCCGAGAGGAGACGGAGGGAAGGCTGGTGGAGGTGAGGAAGAGTGCCGATGAGGCTGCCTTATCCCGCACCGAGCTGGAGAAGCGCATCGAATCCCTGATTGATGAGATTGCTTTCCTCAAGAAGATCCACGAGGAGGAGATCGCTGAGCTCCAAGCCCAGATCCAGTATGCTCAGATCTCCATCGAGATGGACGTCGCCAAGCCTGACCTCTCGGCTGCCTTGAAGGACATCCGGGTGCAGTATGAGAAACTGGCAGCCAAGAACATGCAGTCTGCCGAAGACTGGTTCAAGAGCAAGTTCACCAGGCTGACCGAGAGTGCGGCCAAAAACAGCGATGCCATACACATGGCCAAGAACGAGATGGGCGAGTATCGACGCCAGCTCAAGTCCAGGACCCTGGAGATCGAAGCCTGCCGAGGCATGAACGAGGCCATGGAGAATCAACTGCGAGACCTGGAGGAGAAACAGGCTAGAGAGATTGCAGCCATGCAG GACACAATCAGCCAGTTGGAAAATGAACTGAGAAACACAAAGAATGAGATGGCTCATTATCTCAAGGAATACCAGGACCTGCTCAATGTCAAGATGGCTCTGGAAATCGAAATTGCAGCATACAG GAAGCTGTTGGAAGGGGAGGAGACTCGCTTCAGTGTGGGCGGGATGCTCAGCAGTCTGTCTCAGAGCGCGGCTCCGGTGTTCAGTCGCTCTGTGTACTCCATGCAGAGCAGCAGCCCCTACCTGATGAGCAGCCGCATGCTGAGCTCCGCCTACTCCTCCTCCAGCCATGCCCAGGAAGTTGAGGAGGCCATCGAAGCCAGCAAGGCAGGAGAGGCCATGGAGGAACCCCcggaggaagagggggaagagGAAGCTGAGGGCGAGGCGGAAG GTGGTGATGAAGAGGGAGGCGATGCCGAGGAGGAAGGTGGAGAAGCTGAAGCTGGAGACGAGGAAGAAGGAGATGCAGAGGGtgctgaggaagaggaggatgggaaGAATgtagaggagaaagaggagagcaAAGAGAAGAAGTAA